A window of Longispora fulva contains these coding sequences:
- a CDS encoding nitroreductase family protein: MSAISLTVDVLRSFREEDRPASAQNPPGTPGVHGPTPPPDPIGPPIALPTPAAPRSGVLAEVLRQRRAIRYFRPEPVDLATLLGAVTEGLAADRSRWPGEHPLVPVVVAQNVTGLPPAVYRLDGDTASPVMALSGPAAYEELTLQKEFATAGAIVSLLGDLEAAGHAHGGAGFRTLMTRAGAAGYQMWLAAIAHGLVGSVFAGFLPAAIRTPLRCDGVTRHQLFALAVGHPGVDLPTSAGAGPADET; the protein is encoded by the coding sequence ATGAGCGCGATCAGCCTGACCGTCGACGTCCTGCGGTCCTTCCGCGAAGAGGACCGGCCGGCGTCGGCGCAGAACCCGCCCGGCACGCCGGGCGTCCACGGACCCACGCCGCCGCCCGACCCGATCGGCCCCCCGATCGCACTCCCGACGCCCGCCGCGCCCCGGTCCGGCGTCCTCGCCGAGGTGCTCCGGCAACGCCGCGCCATCCGGTACTTCCGCCCCGAACCCGTCGACCTGGCCACCCTGCTCGGCGCGGTCACCGAGGGCCTCGCCGCCGACCGGTCCCGCTGGCCGGGCGAACACCCCCTGGTCCCCGTCGTCGTCGCGCAGAACGTCACCGGCCTGCCACCGGCCGTCTACCGGCTCGACGGGGACACGGCCTCCCCCGTGATGGCGCTGTCCGGCCCGGCGGCGTACGAGGAACTCACCCTGCAGAAGGAGTTCGCCACGGCCGGCGCGATCGTGTCACTGCTCGGCGACCTGGAGGCCGCCGGGCACGCGCACGGCGGGGCCGGGTTCCGGACGCTGATGACCAGGGCCGGCGCGGCCGGGTACCAGATGTGGCTGGCCGCGATCGCCCACGGCCTGGTCGGCAGCGTGTTCGCCGGTTTCCTGCCGGCGGCGATCCGCACCCCGCTGCGCTGCGACGGCGTGACCCGGCACCAACTGTTCGCGCTGGCCGTCGGCCATCCCGGCGTGGACCTCCCGACTTCCGCCGGTGCCGGACCGGCGGACGAGACCTGA
- a CDS encoding PqqD family protein, whose amino-acid sequence MSYPRLRDGVQLLVGMDDLPLAYDGRTGRYHRLSRAAVATLRLLDGTRSAEEVTHALAAARRQEPGTARAELDLFLATLDRAGLLHGPAAPGTPPARRSLLLPRFVVTRALPRALEPLADRLRTGRRGAVAMAVLAVAGVAGTALGIAGFLTAARPPGWSWAFAVAAALLVLQVCVHEAAHALVCQVLRAPVRGAGFALLLWLLPVAFVDRTDAYRVRSRRGRLALTLAGPLCDGVCMGVTAALALTGHGTAVAGHLLVFQTFALLLNVNPLLPSDGYVAVEVLFGLVDPRGRALSLLAHTVRGRTLPPHLASLPRRTRLVLVGYGVVCVAYLGLVAATAVSGLLSLAARLLS is encoded by the coding sequence GTGTCGTACCCCAGATTGCGCGACGGCGTCCAACTGCTCGTCGGCATGGACGACCTGCCCCTGGCCTACGACGGCCGGACGGGCCGCTACCACCGGCTCAGCCGCGCGGCCGTGGCCACCCTCCGGCTCCTCGACGGCACCCGCTCCGCCGAGGAGGTCACGCACGCGCTCGCCGCCGCCCGCCGGCAGGAACCAGGGACGGCCCGCGCCGAGCTGGACCTGTTCCTCGCCACCCTCGACCGCGCCGGTCTGCTGCACGGCCCGGCCGCGCCCGGCACGCCACCGGCCCGCCGGTCCCTGCTGCTGCCCCGATTCGTCGTCACCCGCGCGCTCCCCCGGGCCCTGGAGCCCCTGGCTGACCGGCTGCGGACCGGCCGGCGGGGTGCCGTGGCGATGGCCGTCCTCGCCGTGGCCGGGGTCGCCGGCACGGCACTCGGGATCGCCGGGTTCCTCACCGCCGCCCGGCCGCCCGGCTGGAGCTGGGCGTTCGCCGTCGCCGCTGCCCTCCTCGTCCTCCAGGTGTGCGTGCACGAGGCGGCGCACGCCCTGGTCTGCCAGGTGCTACGGGCACCGGTCCGGGGCGCCGGGTTCGCGCTGCTGCTGTGGCTGTTGCCGGTGGCGTTCGTGGACCGCACGGACGCCTACCGGGTCCGGTCCCGGCGCGGGCGGCTCGCCCTGACCCTGGCCGGACCGCTGTGCGACGGAGTGTGCATGGGGGTCACCGCCGCGCTCGCGCTCACCGGGCACGGGACCGCCGTCGCCGGGCACCTGCTGGTGTTCCAGACGTTCGCGCTGCTGCTCAACGTGAACCCGCTGCTGCCCAGCGACGGGTACGTGGCCGTCGAGGTCCTGTTCGGGCTCGTCGACCCGCGCGGCCGGGCCCTCTCGCTCCTGGCCCACACGGTGCGGGGGCGGACTCTGCCGCCGCACCTGGCGAGCCTGCCCCGGCGTACCCGTCTGGTGTTGGTGGGTTACGGGGTCGTCTGTGTGGCGTATCTGGGGCTGGTCGCGGCCACCGCCGTGTCCGGGCTGCTGTCGCTCGCGGCCCGACTCCTCAGCTGA
- a CDS encoding CHAP domain-containing protein, with amino-acid sequence MARRRWPVVGAVVVAVGLAAVAVLAWPVSSPASAAAGRAVEVAETELDDAGRNHQVDDCIFYSGQARGQAKGCPAGWSRGPWCADFARYVWKGAGVPGADELDSWARSGRKYGERHGTWHPADSDYTPRPGDLIVYRDGAFEVPDGASDHVGVVVAAHLGWVSTVEGNVTGGVTERRFVPRVAGTIEGFASPAG; translated from the coding sequence ATGGCGCGCAGGAGATGGCCGGTCGTCGGAGCCGTCGTGGTGGCCGTCGGGCTGGCGGCGGTGGCCGTTCTCGCCTGGCCGGTGTCGAGTCCGGCGAGCGCCGCCGCCGGGCGGGCCGTCGAGGTCGCGGAGACCGAGCTCGACGACGCGGGCCGCAACCACCAGGTCGACGACTGCATCTTCTACTCCGGCCAGGCGCGGGGCCAGGCCAAGGGCTGCCCGGCCGGGTGGAGCCGCGGCCCGTGGTGCGCCGACTTCGCCCGGTACGTGTGGAAGGGTGCAGGAGTGCCTGGTGCCGACGAGCTGGACAGCTGGGCCCGCTCCGGCCGGAAGTACGGCGAGCGGCACGGCACCTGGCATCCGGCGGACTCCGACTACACGCCCAGGCCGGGGGACCTGATCGTGTACCGGGACGGGGCGTTCGAGGTCCCCGACGGCGCGTCCGACCACGTCGGCGTCGTCGTGGCCGCGCACCTGGGCTGGGTGTCCACGGTCGAGGGCAACGTGACCGGCGGGGTCACCGAGCGCCGGTTCGTGCCGCGGGTCGCCGGCACCATCGAGGGCTTCGCGTCACCGGCCGGGTGA
- a CDS encoding serine/threonine protein phosphatase, giving the protein MRSSRYATVSTALALLDDDQLARLVDAAPATGVGIGGTSAHLDVDGVPVFVKRIPLTDLERRHVRSTANLFDLPVHSQYGVGGPGFGAWRELAANTMTTNWVLAGQTEAFPLLYHWRVLPGAPQPSEEHADIDATVAYWGGSAAVRARLTAVAAASASLVLFSEYVPHNLSEWLRGHADVPAACAMLEGQMREAVAFMNAHDLLHFDAHFRNLLTDGERLYVTDLGLATSPRFDLSPEEAAFVDRNAGHDAAYALMLLVNWLVTNVCGVPVAAQGGPVERNAYIRRCAEGVAPVGVPAEVAALVVRYAPVAVVMNDFYWELFGGNPAAPFPAGRVARAMAKCHG; this is encoded by the coding sequence ATGCGCAGCTCCCGGTACGCCACGGTGTCCACAGCTCTCGCCCTGCTCGACGACGACCAGCTCGCCCGGCTGGTGGACGCGGCCCCGGCCACCGGCGTCGGCATCGGCGGCACCTCGGCGCACCTGGACGTCGACGGCGTGCCGGTGTTCGTGAAACGGATCCCGCTCACCGACCTGGAGCGCCGCCACGTCCGGTCGACCGCGAACCTGTTCGACCTCCCGGTTCACAGCCAGTACGGCGTCGGCGGGCCCGGCTTCGGCGCGTGGCGCGAACTGGCCGCGAACACCATGACCACCAACTGGGTACTGGCCGGCCAGACCGAGGCCTTCCCGCTGCTCTACCACTGGCGGGTGCTGCCCGGGGCACCCCAGCCCTCCGAGGAGCACGCCGACATCGACGCCACGGTCGCCTACTGGGGCGGCTCGGCGGCGGTCCGGGCCCGGCTCACCGCGGTGGCCGCTGCGTCGGCCAGCCTCGTCCTGTTCAGCGAGTACGTGCCGCACAACCTGAGCGAATGGCTGCGCGGACACGCCGACGTGCCGGCGGCGTGCGCGATGCTGGAGGGCCAGATGCGCGAGGCCGTCGCCTTCATGAACGCCCACGACCTACTGCACTTCGACGCCCACTTCCGCAACCTGCTCACCGACGGGGAGCGCCTCTACGTCACCGACCTGGGCCTGGCCACCTCGCCCCGGTTCGACCTGTCCCCCGAGGAGGCGGCATTCGTCGACCGCAACGCCGGCCACGACGCGGCGTACGCGCTGATGCTTCTCGTCAACTGGCTGGTGACGAACGTGTGCGGGGTGCCGGTCGCGGCCCAGGGCGGCCCGGTCGAGCGCAACGCGTACATCCGCCGGTGCGCCGAGGGGGTCGCGCCAGTGGGGGTGCCGGCGGAGGTCGCGGCGCTCGTGGTCCGGTACGCGCCGGTGGCGGTCGTGATGAACGACTTCTACTGGGAGCTGTTCGGCGGCAACCCGGCCGCGCCGTTCCCGGCCGGGCGTGTGGCACGGGCTATGGCCAAGTGCCACGGATGA
- a CDS encoding tetratricopeptide repeat protein, whose amino-acid sequence MSVQPASTDAVRLVESGHRLSRARRFADAESCFREALDLDPGRAIAYSNLGWTRQMQGDPSSAESLYRQALALEPELRIARRNLAKLLVDLGRDEEAFPLFRAELDAGADGLGWMQGLVNVALGARDLTLAGRYAAIVARLRWGTGLNPPGQVDRSPSYPPSIPKLRHDVEQFRYLQRTGVLGGELAPVIESYERLIAHMAPQGPETRQPLDSDESRAIGHAYNRLLHVRDTPRVARALSNSWDAAEVESKYLDTAPGVVYVDDFLSPEALDGLRRFCLESTVWSGSRYAHGRLGAFFQDGFNCPLLLQIGEELREALPRVIGDRYPLRQLWGFKCGPDLPADATTHADFAAVNVNFWITPDEANLDPESGGLVVYDVDAPLSWDFDTYNGRTDVIKPYLKRQHSHSMNIPYRANRAVIFNSDLFHASAGVAFRPGYENLRVNITMLYGDREDEVHHREVHQPDPVSESGGLVPPWRSAAFRHTRGTRP is encoded by the coding sequence GTGAGCGTGCAGCCCGCGTCGACTGATGCTGTCCGGCTGGTCGAGTCCGGACACCGGTTGTCTCGGGCCCGTCGCTTCGCGGACGCCGAGAGCTGTTTCCGCGAAGCCCTTGACCTTGACCCGGGCAGGGCCATCGCATACAGCAACCTGGGTTGGACCCGCCAGATGCAGGGTGACCCGTCGTCGGCCGAGTCTCTGTACCGCCAGGCCCTGGCGCTGGAGCCTGAGCTACGTATTGCCCGCCGCAACCTGGCCAAGCTCCTGGTCGATCTGGGCCGCGACGAGGAGGCCTTCCCGCTCTTCCGTGCGGAACTGGACGCGGGGGCCGACGGCCTCGGCTGGATGCAGGGGCTGGTCAACGTTGCCCTGGGCGCCCGGGATCTGACCCTCGCGGGCAGGTACGCCGCGATCGTCGCCCGGTTGCGCTGGGGCACAGGGCTCAACCCGCCAGGTCAGGTGGATCGTTCACCGTCGTACCCGCCCAGCATTCCCAAGTTGCGTCACGACGTCGAGCAGTTCCGGTACCTCCAGCGCACCGGTGTGCTGGGCGGGGAGCTCGCGCCGGTGATCGAGTCGTACGAGCGGCTGATCGCTCACATGGCACCGCAAGGACCGGAGACCCGCCAGCCGCTGGACAGTGACGAGAGTCGCGCCATCGGCCACGCGTACAACCGGCTGCTGCACGTTCGGGACACTCCTCGGGTCGCGCGGGCGTTGTCGAACAGTTGGGACGCGGCTGAGGTGGAGAGCAAGTACCTGGACACCGCGCCGGGTGTCGTCTACGTCGACGACTTCCTCTCGCCGGAGGCGCTGGACGGGCTGCGGCGCTTCTGCCTGGAGTCCACTGTGTGGTCCGGAAGCAGGTACGCGCACGGAAGGCTCGGCGCGTTCTTCCAGGACGGCTTCAACTGCCCGCTCCTGCTCCAGATCGGCGAGGAACTGCGCGAGGCACTGCCGCGGGTGATCGGTGACCGCTATCCGCTGCGGCAACTGTGGGGCTTCAAATGTGGACCGGACCTGCCCGCTGACGCCACCACGCACGCCGACTTCGCGGCGGTCAACGTCAACTTCTGGATCACCCCGGACGAGGCGAATCTCGACCCTGAGTCCGGTGGCCTGGTGGTCTATGACGTCGATGCCCCGCTCAGTTGGGACTTCGACACCTACAACGGCCGCACGGACGTCATCAAGCCGTACCTGAAGCGGCAGCATTCACATTCCATGAACATACCGTACCGGGCAAATCGGGCGGTCATCTTCAACTCGGACCTGTTCCACGCCAGCGCGGGTGTCGCTTTCCGCCCCGGCTACGAGAATCTCAGGGTCAACATCACGATGCTCTACGGAGACCGGGAGGACGAGGTCCACCACCGGGAGGTCCACCAGCCCGACCCTGTGAGTGAGTCCGGTGGGCTGGTGCCCCCATGGAGGTCGGCGGCGTTCCGGCACACCCGCGGTACCCGCCCCTGA
- a CDS encoding SigE family RNA polymerase sigma factor, which translates to MADADEFDVFFRQTGQRVLRYAYGLTGDRAEAQDLTQEAYARAWERWSRVRGYDDPEAWLRLVVTRLSTDRWRRLRVRWAAASASRPPEQAPPPSEDTMVLVAALRHLPATHRQVIVLHYLLDRSVADIATEIGKGAGTVKSWLARGRAGLAAQLAETPHETTTGGSDVR; encoded by the coding sequence ATGGCGGACGCGGACGAGTTCGACGTCTTCTTCCGGCAGACGGGCCAGCGGGTGCTCCGCTACGCCTACGGGCTGACCGGCGATCGAGCCGAGGCGCAGGACCTGACCCAGGAGGCGTACGCGCGCGCCTGGGAGCGCTGGTCGCGGGTCCGCGGCTATGACGACCCCGAGGCGTGGCTGCGCCTCGTCGTGACCCGGCTGAGCACTGACCGGTGGCGACGATTGCGGGTGCGGTGGGCCGCGGCTTCGGCCAGCCGGCCGCCGGAGCAGGCCCCGCCGCCCTCGGAGGACACGATGGTGCTCGTCGCTGCCCTGCGTCACCTGCCTGCGACCCACCGACAGGTGATCGTCCTGCACTACCTGCTCGACCGCTCGGTCGCCGATATCGCCACCGAGATCGGCAAGGGCGCCGGCACCGTGAAGTCCTGGCTGGCCCGGGGGCGCGCCGGCCTGGCCGCCCAGTTGGCCGAGACCCCGCACGAGACCACGACCGGAGGTTCCGATGTCCGATGA
- a CDS encoding PQQ-binding-like beta-propeller repeat protein, whose product MSDDLKALFGALRADADELRLPAPSAARRIGTRRRRVRLGAGLATVILLVAGVTVGASWWGRTPADPVGFARLRPVGVPVAESGVGAGGAVKARTVDGRTMFVWPDKSGELRLTVVDLATGTAARPTSSLGRYSFVSGMWTVAGVLVLTVRGGSDARSSEMLVVDPATGTTLWHRAIQPTAERSEFFLAGLVVNSVATQRTELLDWRTGATRWSVPTTGLQNVLSVRSVAGLGVSTDHRLLLVGQDHVLRVYDVRDGSLLLTGPTVDGSVQAYDGKAYVLGLGPDGVSGRLSVFDLDDPGRGLRLLYTARTEVTSVANCAPGLVCALEQAVVEPSGAAVDSAVVAVDLNGGGERWRYRLTIPFGVLGMAGDRVLAPGVVLDPGGRKLVGPPAEHLSLTGPTVDGGLLAYSVPASGPATRSVDLDVYGVLLADGKVTTLGTVTVLPNSCSADQRFLACATDRGFEVWQYRT is encoded by the coding sequence ATGTCCGATGACCTCAAGGCGCTGTTCGGCGCGCTGCGGGCCGACGCCGACGAACTCCGGCTGCCCGCGCCGTCGGCCGCCCGGCGGATCGGCACCCGCCGCCGACGGGTACGGCTCGGCGCCGGGCTGGCCACCGTGATCCTGCTGGTGGCCGGAGTGACGGTCGGCGCGTCCTGGTGGGGCCGAACCCCGGCCGACCCGGTCGGGTTCGCACGGCTGCGTCCCGTGGGCGTGCCCGTGGCGGAGTCGGGGGTCGGGGCGGGCGGTGCGGTGAAGGCCCGGACCGTGGACGGCCGCACGATGTTCGTCTGGCCCGACAAGAGCGGCGAACTCCGGCTCACCGTTGTCGACCTGGCCACCGGGACCGCCGCGCGACCGACGAGCAGCCTCGGCCGGTACTCCTTCGTCAGTGGCATGTGGACGGTCGCCGGCGTCCTGGTGCTCACCGTCAGGGGCGGGTCGGACGCCAGGAGCTCCGAGATGCTCGTCGTGGACCCCGCGACCGGGACGACGCTGTGGCACCGCGCGATCCAGCCGACCGCGGAACGGAGCGAGTTCTTCCTGGCCGGGCTGGTGGTGAACTCCGTCGCCACCCAGCGCACCGAGCTGCTCGACTGGCGGACGGGCGCGACCCGCTGGTCGGTGCCGACCACGGGACTCCAGAACGTGCTGAGCGTGCGGTCCGTCGCCGGCCTGGGCGTCAGCACCGACCATCGGCTGTTGCTGGTCGGCCAGGACCACGTGCTGCGGGTGTACGACGTGCGCGACGGTTCGCTGCTGCTCACCGGTCCGACGGTCGACGGCTCGGTGCAGGCCTACGACGGCAAGGCCTACGTCCTGGGCCTCGGCCCCGACGGCGTCAGCGGGCGGCTGTCGGTCTTCGACCTGGACGATCCGGGCCGGGGTCTCCGGCTGCTCTACACCGCAAGGACGGAGGTGACGAGCGTGGCCAACTGCGCGCCCGGGCTGGTGTGCGCGCTGGAGCAGGCGGTCGTCGAACCGTCCGGCGCGGCCGTGGACAGCGCCGTGGTGGCCGTCGACCTGAACGGCGGCGGCGAACGCTGGCGGTACCGGCTGACGATCCCGTTCGGCGTGCTGGGGATGGCCGGGGACCGGGTGCTCGCGCCGGGCGTGGTGCTCGACCCGGGGGGCCGGAAGCTCGTCGGGCCGCCGGCGGAGCACCTGTCCCTCACCGGCCCCACGGTCGACGGCGGGCTGCTGGCCTACTCCGTGCCGGCGTCCGGGCCCGCCACCCGCAGCGTCGATCTCGACGTGTACGGGGTGCTGCTGGCCGACGGGAAGGTGACCACCCTCGGCACGGTGACCGTCCTGCCGAACTCCTGCTCCGCCGACCAGCGGTTCCTGGCCTGCGCCACGGACCGGGGCTTCGAGGTGTGGCAGTACCGGACATAA
- a CDS encoding M23 family metallopeptidase has translation MRHTNETEEIDGPGNAAGHSTTFEKFTIWLHRTGLLRVTRRHYITAGILLVAGIVAAVTALSQAPAAPSAAPAEKRAIADRADRAHRAAVASPAPTAAAPTTAAPAPPAPKPAWVSPVSTYAFTSPFGVRWGAPHVGVDLAASTGTPVMSAAAGTVEIATTYDWGGYGFVVIIDHGNGIQTLYGHNSQVNVTEGQHVEAGQTIALMGSTGNSTGPHCHFEVHTGGGAVLNGNAVDPEPFMLAHGVNLRTLAQSVEPNH, from the coding sequence GTGCGACATACCAACGAAACCGAAGAGATTGATGGCCCGGGTAATGCCGCAGGTCACAGCACCACCTTCGAGAAGTTCACCATCTGGCTGCACCGCACGGGACTACTCCGCGTGACGCGCCGGCACTACATCACCGCAGGAATCCTGCTGGTCGCCGGGATCGTGGCCGCCGTCACCGCCCTGTCCCAGGCCCCCGCCGCCCCCTCCGCCGCGCCGGCCGAGAAGCGTGCGATCGCCGACCGTGCCGACCGCGCCCACCGGGCCGCCGTCGCCAGCCCGGCACCGACCGCCGCCGCACCGACCACGGCGGCTCCCGCGCCGCCCGCGCCGAAACCCGCGTGGGTGTCGCCCGTCAGCACCTACGCGTTCACCAGCCCGTTCGGTGTGCGCTGGGGCGCGCCGCACGTCGGCGTGGACCTGGCCGCCAGTACCGGCACGCCGGTCATGAGCGCCGCCGCCGGCACCGTGGAGATCGCCACGACATACGACTGGGGCGGCTACGGCTTCGTCGTCATCATCGACCACGGCAACGGCATCCAGACCCTGTACGGCCACAACTCCCAGGTCAACGTGACCGAGGGGCAGCACGTCGAGGCCGGCCAGACGATCGCCCTGATGGGCAGCACCGGCAACTCGACCGGCCCGCACTGCCACTTCGAGGTGCACACCGGCGGCGGAGCGGTCCTCAACGGCAACGCCGTGGACCCCGAACCGTTCATGCTGGCGCACGGCGTGAACCTGCGCACCCTCGCGCAGTCGGTGGAACCGAACCACTAG
- a CDS encoding MBL fold metallo-hydrolase encodes MEIHRLGAFSVLNDHLPVPGLGFLPVNAFVLHAAEPVVVDTGLSLPDRDFVAALGSVMDPRDVRWIWLTHPDRDHTGGLFALLEAAPQARVITTFVGAGIMSTERPLPLDRVFLLNPGQSIDVGDRTLTGFRPPLYDNPATVGFYDDRSRVCVSSDCFGAVLPSAEIAAGSGVGDVPPDVLRAGQLLWATVDSPWVHNTDRARYGATIEPLRGMDPSMILSTHLPSATGRAEEFFEMLTAAPEADPFVGPDQRALEEMLASFEPAGH; translated from the coding sequence ATGGAGATCCACCGCCTCGGTGCCTTCAGTGTGCTGAATGACCATCTGCCCGTTCCCGGTCTGGGTTTCCTGCCGGTGAACGCGTTCGTGCTGCACGCGGCCGAGCCGGTCGTCGTCGACACGGGTCTCAGCCTCCCGGACCGGGACTTCGTGGCGGCCCTCGGTTCGGTCATGGACCCGCGCGACGTGCGCTGGATCTGGCTGACCCACCCGGACCGCGACCACACCGGCGGACTGTTCGCATTGCTGGAAGCGGCCCCGCAGGCCAGGGTCATCACCACGTTCGTCGGCGCCGGGATCATGTCCACGGAACGTCCGCTCCCGCTCGACCGGGTGTTCCTGCTCAACCCCGGCCAGTCGATCGACGTCGGCGACCGGACCCTGACCGGCTTCCGGCCCCCGTTGTACGACAACCCCGCGACGGTCGGCTTCTACGACGACCGTTCCCGGGTGTGCGTCAGCTCCGACTGCTTCGGCGCGGTGCTGCCCAGCGCCGAGATCGCGGCGGGGAGCGGGGTCGGCGACGTGCCGCCGGACGTGCTCCGGGCCGGGCAACTGCTGTGGGCCACCGTGGACAGTCCGTGGGTGCACAACACGGACCGGGCGAGGTATGGCGCGACGATCGAACCGCTGCGCGGGATGGATCCGTCGATGATCCTGAGCACCCACCTGCCGTCGGCGACCGGGCGTGCAGAGGAGTTCTTCGAGATGCTCACAGCGGCTCCGGAGGCCGACCCGTTCGTGGGACCCGACCAGCGTGCCCTGGAGGAGATGCTGGCCAGTTTCGAGCCGGCCGGCCACTGA
- a CDS encoding MOSC domain-containing protein — protein MMERVVGRVAALWRYPVKSLAGESLDAVDVSWHGLAGDRRWAFVRDDAAHNGFPWLTARQRADLVLYRPSFAEPDQADASDVVVRTPEGKDLDLWELAAELGGGIRAMKLDRGTFDALPLSLISTRTVVDLGATLDATPDIRRFRPNLVVEAAADTPFPEDAWVGRVLRVGGLRMRADRPDRRCAVITIDPDTAERDPRILRAVVTERDLCLGLYGATVEPGRVVVGDPVVLES, from the coding sequence ATGATGGAGCGCGTAGTCGGACGGGTGGCCGCGCTGTGGCGCTACCCGGTCAAGTCCCTCGCCGGCGAATCCCTCGACGCGGTCGACGTCTCGTGGCACGGCCTGGCCGGCGACCGGCGCTGGGCGTTCGTCCGCGACGACGCGGCACACAACGGATTCCCCTGGCTGACCGCACGGCAGCGCGCCGACCTGGTGCTGTACCGGCCGTCGTTCGCCGAACCCGACCAGGCGGACGCGTCGGACGTGGTCGTGCGTACCCCCGAAGGCAAGGATCTTGATCTGTGGGAACTCGCGGCCGAACTGGGCGGCGGGATCAGGGCCATGAAACTGGACCGGGGCACCTTCGACGCCCTCCCGCTGTCCCTGATCAGCACCCGGACCGTCGTCGACCTCGGCGCGACGCTCGACGCCACCCCGGACATCCGGCGGTTCCGGCCGAACCTGGTCGTCGAGGCGGCCGCGGACACGCCGTTCCCCGAGGACGCGTGGGTCGGCCGGGTACTGCGGGTCGGCGGCCTGCGGATGCGCGCCGACCGGCCGGACCGGCGGTGCGCCGTCATCACCATCGACCCGGACACGGCGGAGCGCGACCCACGGATACTGCGCGCCGTCGTCACCGAACGCGACCTGTGCCTGGGCCTGTACGGCGCGACAGTGGAGCCGGGCAGAGTAGTCGTCGGCGATCCGGTCGTCCTGGAGTCCTGA
- a CDS encoding FAD-dependent monooxygenase, with translation MRCTRRSGSTPDRFRCGRRTCTRSPDFSLRTLQRYFARSGRRDVRLTGVSWASVYRVNIRMVERYRVGRVFLAGDAAHVHSPAGGQGLNTGVQDAYNLGWKLARVLAGAPTALLDTYEQERRPIAESMLGLSTRLHDMASKGGRKAYKRDEETSQLLLGYAGGPLARGDRGGERAPDAPCRAADGSATRLFDVYRGPHPTLLSLDGAPDVGPLDPTVRRYRVGADLVDDAGHIRAAYGTGAHVLVRPDGYIGVVTASENALADYLAEV, from the coding sequence GTGAGGTGTACCCGCCGATCCGGATCAACGCCGGACCGGTTCCGGTGTGGACGGCGCACATGCACAAGAAGCCCGGACTTCTCGCTGCGGACCCTTCAGCGGTACTTCGCGCGGTCGGGACGCCGCGACGTCCGTCTGACCGGGGTCAGCTGGGCCTCTGTCTACCGGGTCAACATCCGGATGGTGGAGCGCTACCGCGTCGGCCGGGTCTTCCTCGCAGGCGACGCCGCCCACGTGCACTCCCCGGCCGGCGGACAGGGACTCAACACCGGCGTGCAGGACGCCTACAACCTGGGTTGGAAACTCGCCCGGGTGCTCGCCGGCGCGCCCACGGCGCTGTTGGACACCTACGAACAGGAACGCCGGCCGATCGCGGAGAGCATGCTCGGGCTGAGTACCCGGCTGCACGACATGGCGTCCAAGGGTGGGCGCAAGGCGTACAAGCGCGACGAGGAGACCAGTCAGTTGCTGCTCGGCTATGCCGGCGGGCCCCTCGCGCGCGGCGACCGGGGCGGCGAGCGGGCTCCCGACGCGCCGTGCCGGGCCGCGGACGGCTCCGCGACCCGACTCTTCGACGTGTACCGGGGCCCGCACCCCACCCTGCTGTCTCTCGACGGCGCCCCGGACGTGGGCCCGCTCGACCCGACCGTCCGGCGGTACCGGGTCGGCGCGGACCTCGTCGACGACGCCGGCCACATCCGCGCCGCGTACGGCACGGGCGCGCACGTCCTCGTCCGGCCGGACGGCTACATCGGCGTGGTCACCGCGTCGGAGAACGCACTCGCGGACTACCTCGCCGAGGTGTGA
- a CDS encoding cupin domain-containing protein, whose translation MTLVRRSQAEVLDADPASVITLLLDPEHTGGALTSNRTLLRDGNVGAPPHQHSRSGELFFILDGVLDMLVEDEVHTLRAGDALFVPPGTTHAFAPAAGHDADFLVVITPGKPRFDYYRLLDKVHVGEATWEQVGQTQDLYDNHYAESAVWAARHA comes from the coding sequence ATGACACTGGTACGCCGATCCCAGGCCGAGGTCCTCGACGCCGACCCGGCGAGCGTGATCACCCTGCTGCTCGACCCCGAGCACACCGGCGGCGCCCTGACCTCCAACCGCACCCTGCTGCGGGACGGCAACGTCGGCGCCCCGCCACACCAGCACAGCCGGTCCGGCGAGCTGTTCTTCATCCTCGACGGCGTCCTCGACATGCTCGTCGAGGACGAGGTGCACACCCTGCGCGCCGGCGACGCGCTCTTCGTCCCGCCGGGCACCACCCACGCCTTCGCCCCGGCGGCCGGGCACGACGCCGACTTCCTGGTCGTGATCACCCCGGGCAAGCCGCGGTTCGACTACTACCGGCTGCTGGACAAGGTGCACGTCGGCGAGGCGACCTGGGAGCAGGTCGGGCAGACCCAGGACCTCTACGACAACCACTACGCCGAAAGCGCCGTCTGGGCCGCCCGGCACGCCTGA